One genomic window of Actinoplanes lobatus includes the following:
- a CDS encoding MazG family protein: MSARIILLVTSPRLPAGLLTAEAWDAVRAYPVFAAADSDQATALRVTGVPVTILETDAQGLLDAIAGQPAAVWLAGPHGDQDFARQLGLRLAREPGLAELELMYGSWDPPGARLLDAVAVMDRLASPGGDPWKRAQTHRTLAPYLLEEAYEAYDAIVGDDPDAAREELGDVLLQVVLHARLAEDRDESDRWSIDDVAAGLVEKMIRRNPHVFAGERVEDIEEITANWERIKREEKTRDSVLDGIVMSQPSLALAAKIMHRAERAGLEVPLPAGEDLGVLLLRVVAEARAAGLDAEAELRAATLTFAEAVRAAENAGPSE, translated from the coding sequence TTGAGCGCCCGGATCATCCTGCTGGTCACCTCACCCCGGCTACCGGCCGGGCTGCTGACCGCGGAGGCGTGGGACGCCGTCCGGGCGTACCCCGTCTTCGCCGCCGCGGACAGTGACCAGGCCACGGCCCTGCGGGTCACCGGTGTGCCGGTCACGATCCTGGAGACCGACGCACAGGGCCTGCTCGACGCGATCGCCGGGCAGCCGGCCGCCGTCTGGCTCGCCGGGCCGCACGGCGACCAGGACTTCGCCCGGCAGCTCGGGCTGCGCCTGGCCCGCGAGCCGGGCCTCGCCGAACTGGAGCTGATGTACGGCTCGTGGGATCCGCCCGGAGCCCGGCTGCTGGACGCCGTCGCCGTGATGGACCGGCTGGCCTCACCCGGCGGTGACCCGTGGAAACGGGCGCAGACCCACCGGACGCTCGCCCCCTACCTGCTGGAGGAGGCGTACGAGGCGTACGACGCGATCGTCGGCGACGACCCGGACGCGGCCCGCGAGGAACTCGGCGACGTGCTGCTCCAGGTGGTGCTGCACGCCCGGCTCGCCGAGGATCGCGACGAGAGCGACCGGTGGAGCATCGACGACGTGGCCGCCGGCCTGGTGGAGAAGATGATCCGGCGCAATCCGCACGTCTTCGCCGGGGAGCGGGTCGAGGACATCGAGGAGATCACCGCCAACTGGGAGCGGATCAAGCGCGAGGAGAAGACGCGCGACTCCGTGCTGGACGGGATCGTCATGAGCCAGCCGTCCCTCGCCCTGGCCGCGAAGATCATGCACCGGGCCGAACGGGCCGGCCTCGAGGTGCCGTTGCCGGCCGGTGAGGACCTCGGTGTCCTGCTGCTGCGGGTGGTCGCCGAGGCCCGGGCCGCGGGTCTGGACGCCGAGGCCGAACTGCGGGCCGCCACGCTGACTTTCGCAGAGGCGGTGCGTGCGGCGGAAAATGCCGGCCCCTCCGAGTAG
- the mfd gene encoding transcription-repair coupling factor codes for MQLSGLIPAAMRDRGLARARDLAAKGFVDSDSLDLTAPVSLRPFVVAAVAGAADVGGAQRPVLAVTATSREADDLADALGCLIDPALIAVYPSWETLPHERLSPRSDTVGRRLAVLRRLAHPGDAPLRVVVAPVRSVLQPQLKGLGDLEPVELTGGGAAELEEVARRLSGMAYARVDLVTKRGEFAVRGGILDVFPPTDEHPSRVEFWGDEVEEIRTFAVADQRTIDQVPRLWAPPCRELLLTPAVRERARELSGQHPELAEILDKLAEGIPVEGMESLAPALLRGTDNMELLIDCMPAGTHVLLCDPERIRTRAHDLTRTSDEFLEASWAAAAVGGQAPIDVGAVAFKSLADVRAHAAVLKQPWWTVSPFGLAAPSTGEEPLPWEDATPVEVSPDLGDAVALAAQPVPLYHGDTARLASDLSGWAARGWAIALVFEGKGTAQRAAELLRDAGLGVTPVDSIDAPIADGQLLITCGGLNHGFVDEASRLAVITGNDISGGRGASTKDMRKMPARRRNTIDPLELKTGDFVVHEQHGIGRYIELVQRTVNGADREYLVIEYAASKRGQPGDRLYVPTDQLDQLSRYVGGEQPSLHKMGGTDWQKSKARAKKAVKEIAAQLIQLYAARQASQGHAFGPDTPWQRELEDAFPYTETPDQMAAIVEVKQDMELQVPMDRLICGDVGYGKTEIAVRAAFKAVQDGKQVAVLVPTTLLAQQHYNTFTERMSQFPVKIKQLSRFQTPKEAALTLEEAADGTADIIIGTHRLIAKSTRFKNLGLIIVDEEQRFGVEHKEQLKALRASVDVLTMSATPIPRTLEMAITGIREMSTIATPPEERHPVLTYVGAYDEKQVAAAVHRELLRDGQVFYLHNRVESIDRAARKLRELVPEARVAVAHGQMSEEQLEKVMVGFWEKEFDVLVCTTIVESGIDIPNANTLILERADLLGLAQLHQIRGRVGRGRERAYAYFLYPREKPLTEHAHERLATIAQHTELGAGMYVAMKDLEIRGAGNLLGGEQSGHIEGVGFDLYVRMVGEAVAQFKGERPEEEPEVKIDLPVDAHLPTEYISVERLRLEMYRKLAESRDEPRLTEVVAEMTDRYGEPPAPVANLIAVARFRLLARAYGLTDVSMQGKHIRFSPLALPDSKQLRLKRYHPDAVYKTGADQVSVPRPSTRRVGGEPLRDQALLEWCAQLLKDVLGDVPAAAPVAGNR; via the coding sequence ATGCAACTCTCCGGTCTGATTCCCGCCGCCATGCGCGACCGCGGTCTGGCCCGCGCGCGTGACCTGGCGGCCAAGGGCTTCGTCGACTCCGACTCACTGGACCTGACCGCGCCGGTCTCGCTCCGGCCGTTCGTGGTGGCAGCAGTGGCGGGCGCGGCCGACGTCGGCGGCGCGCAGCGGCCGGTCCTCGCGGTGACCGCCACCTCGCGCGAGGCCGACGACCTGGCCGACGCCCTGGGCTGCCTGATCGACCCGGCCCTGATCGCCGTCTACCCGTCCTGGGAGACGCTGCCGCACGAGCGCCTGTCGCCGCGCTCCGACACGGTCGGCCGCCGGCTCGCCGTGCTGCGGCGGCTCGCCCACCCCGGCGACGCGCCGCTGCGGGTCGTCGTGGCCCCGGTCCGGTCGGTGCTCCAGCCACAGCTCAAGGGCCTCGGCGACCTCGAGCCGGTGGAGCTGACCGGCGGCGGCGCGGCGGAGCTGGAGGAGGTCGCGCGGCGGCTGTCCGGCATGGCGTACGCGCGGGTCGACCTGGTCACCAAGCGCGGCGAGTTCGCGGTCCGTGGCGGCATCCTGGACGTCTTCCCGCCCACCGACGAGCACCCGTCCCGGGTCGAGTTCTGGGGCGACGAGGTGGAGGAGATCCGCACCTTCGCGGTCGCCGACCAGCGCACCATCGACCAGGTGCCGCGACTGTGGGCGCCGCCCTGCCGGGAGCTGCTGCTGACCCCGGCCGTGCGGGAGCGCGCCCGGGAGCTGTCCGGTCAGCATCCGGAGCTGGCCGAGATCCTCGACAAACTGGCCGAGGGCATCCCGGTCGAGGGCATGGAGTCGCTGGCGCCGGCGCTGCTGCGTGGCACCGACAACATGGAGCTGCTGATCGACTGCATGCCGGCCGGCACGCACGTGCTGCTGTGCGACCCCGAGCGGATCCGCACCCGGGCGCACGACCTCACCCGTACCTCTGATGAATTTCTCGAAGCGTCCTGGGCGGCGGCCGCCGTCGGCGGCCAGGCACCGATCGACGTCGGCGCCGTCGCTTTCAAGAGCCTCGCGGACGTACGCGCGCACGCGGCCGTTCTCAAGCAGCCGTGGTGGACCGTCTCGCCGTTCGGCCTGGCGGCCCCGTCCACCGGGGAAGAGCCGCTTCCCTGGGAGGACGCCACCCCGGTCGAGGTGAGCCCGGATCTCGGTGACGCCGTCGCGCTGGCCGCCCAGCCGGTCCCGCTCTACCACGGCGACACCGCCCGGCTCGCCTCCGACCTGTCCGGCTGGGCCGCTCGGGGCTGGGCCATCGCGCTGGTCTTCGAGGGCAAGGGCACCGCTCAGCGGGCCGCCGAGCTGCTGCGCGACGCCGGTCTCGGCGTCACCCCGGTCGACTCGATCGACGCGCCCATCGCCGACGGGCAGCTGCTGATCACCTGCGGCGGCCTGAACCACGGCTTCGTCGACGAGGCGTCCCGGCTCGCGGTGATCACCGGCAACGACATCTCCGGCGGCCGCGGCGCGTCCACCAAGGACATGCGCAAGATGCCGGCCCGGCGGCGCAACACCATCGACCCGCTGGAGCTCAAGACCGGCGACTTCGTGGTGCACGAGCAGCACGGCATCGGCCGCTACATCGAGCTGGTGCAGCGGACCGTCAACGGCGCCGACCGGGAGTACCTGGTCATCGAGTACGCGGCGTCCAAGCGCGGCCAGCCCGGCGACCGTCTCTACGTGCCCACCGACCAGCTCGACCAGCTCTCCCGATACGTCGGCGGGGAGCAGCCCAGCCTGCACAAGATGGGCGGCACCGACTGGCAGAAGAGCAAGGCCCGGGCCAAGAAGGCGGTCAAGGAGATCGCCGCCCAGCTCATCCAGCTGTACGCGGCACGCCAGGCCTCGCAGGGCCACGCCTTCGGGCCGGACACCCCGTGGCAGCGCGAGCTGGAGGACGCGTTCCCGTACACCGAGACGCCCGACCAGATGGCCGCCATCGTCGAGGTCAAGCAGGACATGGAGTTGCAGGTCCCGATGGACCGGCTGATCTGCGGCGACGTCGGTTACGGCAAGACCGAGATCGCGGTACGGGCGGCGTTCAAGGCGGTGCAGGACGGCAAGCAGGTGGCCGTGCTCGTGCCGACGACCCTGCTCGCCCAGCAGCACTACAACACGTTCACCGAGCGGATGAGCCAGTTCCCGGTGAAGATCAAGCAGCTGTCCCGCTTCCAGACGCCGAAAGAGGCCGCGCTGACCCTGGAGGAGGCCGCCGACGGCACCGCCGACATCATCATCGGCACCCACCGGCTGATCGCCAAGTCCACCCGGTTCAAGAACCTCGGCCTGATCATCGTGGACGAGGAGCAGCGTTTCGGCGTCGAGCACAAGGAGCAGCTCAAGGCCCTGCGCGCGTCGGTGGACGTACTCACCATGTCGGCCACCCCGATCCCGCGGACCCTGGAGATGGCGATCACCGGCATCCGGGAGATGTCCACCATCGCCACCCCGCCGGAGGAACGCCACCCGGTCCTCACCTACGTCGGCGCCTACGACGAGAAGCAGGTCGCCGCCGCCGTCCATCGTGAGCTGCTCCGCGACGGCCAGGTCTTCTACCTGCACAACCGGGTCGAGTCGATCGACCGGGCGGCCCGCAAGCTGCGCGAGCTGGTGCCCGAGGCCCGAGTCGCGGTGGCGCACGGCCAGATGAGCGAGGAACAGCTCGAGAAGGTCATGGTCGGGTTCTGGGAGAAGGAGTTCGACGTCCTGGTCTGCACCACGATCGTCGAGTCCGGCATCGACATCCCGAACGCCAACACCCTCATCCTGGAACGCGCCGACCTGCTCGGCCTGGCCCAGCTGCACCAGATCCGCGGCCGGGTCGGCCGGGGCCGGGAACGGGCGTACGCCTACTTCCTCTACCCCCGGGAGAAGCCGCTCACCGAGCACGCCCACGAGCGGCTGGCCACCATCGCCCAGCACACCGAGCTCGGCGCCGGCATGTACGTGGCGATGAAGGACCTGGAGATCCGCGGCGCCGGCAACCTGCTCGGCGGTGAGCAGTCCGGCCACATCGAGGGCGTCGGCTTCGACCTGTACGTGCGGATGGTCGGCGAGGCGGTCGCCCAGTTCAAGGGCGAGCGCCCGGAGGAGGAGCCGGAGGTCAAGATCGACCTGCCGGTGGACGCGCACCTGCCCACCGAGTACATCTCGGTCGAGCGCCTGCGCCTGGAGATGTACCGCAAGCTGGCCGAGTCCCGCGACGAGCCGCGGCTCACCGAGGTCGTCGCCGAGATGACCGACCGGTACGGCGAACCGCCGGCCCCGGTCGCCAACCTGATCGCGGTCGCCCGGTTCCGGCTGCTGGCCCGGGCGTACGGGCTCACCGACGTGTCCATGCAGGGCAAGCACATCCGCTTCTCCCCGCTGGCCCTGCCGGACTCGAAGCAGCTGCGGCTCAAGCGCTACCACCCGGACGCCGTCTACAAGACCGGCGCCGACCAGGTCAGCGTTCCCCGGCCCAGCACCCGCCGGGTCGGTGGCGAGCCGCTGCGCGACCAGGCCCTGCTGGAGTGGTGCGCCCAGTTGCTCAAGGACGTGCTCGGCGACGTCCCGGCCGCCGCGCCGGTTGCGGGGAATCGATGA
- the eno gene encoding phosphopyruvate hydratase — MATIEAIVAREILDSRGNPTVEVEVGLDDGSVGRAAVPSGASTGAFEALELRDGDKGRYLGKGVEKAVNNIEEQIVEELVGYEASDQRLIDQKMIDIDGTDTKSSLGANAILGVSLAVAKAAAASAELPLFRYLGGPNASLLPVPMMNILNGGSHADSNVDVQEFMIAPIGAPTFREAVRSGAEVYHALKSVLKKKGLSTGLGDEGGFAPNLSANVAALELIAEAVQAAGYTLGSDIVLAMDVAATEFHKNGAYVFEGTPKSTDEMIAYYAKLAADFPIVSIEDPLDEEDWAGWTALTAELGDKIQIVGDDLFVTNPQRLARGIAENAANALLVKVNQIGSLTETLDAVELAHRAGFKTMMSHRSGETEDVTIADLAVAVGSGQIKTGAPARSDRVAKYNQLLRIEEQLESAARYAGAGAFPRYRVG, encoded by the coding sequence ATGGCCACCATTGAAGCAATCGTCGCCCGCGAGATCCTCGATTCCCGGGGCAACCCCACCGTCGAGGTCGAGGTCGGCCTGGACGACGGCTCGGTCGGCCGCGCCGCGGTGCCGTCCGGTGCGTCCACCGGCGCCTTCGAGGCGCTCGAGCTGCGCGACGGTGACAAGGGCCGCTACCTCGGCAAGGGTGTCGAGAAGGCGGTCAACAACATCGAGGAGCAGATCGTCGAGGAGCTCGTCGGTTACGAGGCCTCCGACCAGCGCCTGATCGACCAGAAGATGATCGACATCGACGGCACGGACACCAAGTCCTCGCTCGGTGCCAACGCCATCCTCGGCGTCTCCCTCGCCGTGGCCAAGGCCGCCGCCGCCTCGGCCGAGCTGCCGCTGTTCCGCTACCTCGGTGGCCCGAACGCGTCACTGCTGCCGGTCCCGATGATGAACATCCTGAACGGTGGCTCGCACGCCGACTCCAACGTCGACGTGCAGGAGTTCATGATCGCGCCGATCGGCGCGCCGACCTTCCGCGAGGCCGTCCGCAGCGGCGCCGAGGTCTACCACGCCCTCAAGTCGGTGCTGAAGAAGAAGGGCCTCTCCACCGGCCTCGGCGACGAGGGCGGCTTCGCGCCGAACCTGTCGGCGAACGTCGCGGCCCTGGAGCTGATCGCCGAGGCCGTGCAGGCCGCCGGCTACACCCTGGGCAGCGACATCGTCCTGGCCATGGACGTCGCCGCCACCGAGTTCCACAAGAACGGCGCGTACGTCTTCGAGGGCACCCCGAAGTCGACCGACGAGATGATCGCGTACTACGCGAAGCTCGCCGCCGACTTCCCGATCGTCTCCATCGAGGACCCGCTGGACGAGGAGGACTGGGCCGGCTGGACCGCGCTCACCGCCGAGCTCGGCGACAAGATCCAGATCGTCGGCGACGACCTGTTCGTCACCAACCCGCAGCGCCTGGCCCGCGGCATCGCCGAGAACGCCGCCAACGCCCTGCTGGTCAAGGTGAACCAGATCGGCTCGCTCACCGAGACGCTGGACGCCGTGGAGCTGGCCCACCGGGCCGGCTTCAAGACGATGATGTCGCACCGGTCCGGCGAGACCGAGGACGTCACCATCGCCGACCTGGCCGTCGCGGTCGGCTCCGGCCAGATCAAGACCGGCGCCCCGGCCCGGTCCGACCGGGTCGCGAAGTACAACCAGCTCCTGCGCATCGAGGAGCAGCTGGAGAGCGCCGCCCGGTACGCCGGTGCGGGCGCGTTCCCGCGTTACCGCGTCGGCTGA
- a CDS encoding FtsB family cell division protein — MAERRTPSGQGPARRAGGRPTPPRTRNTGPIRVPAARRTSSGSGGAAAKRTEAPRPRALTGRATVLIALVVALALAYTYPVRVYLKQEAEIAEMERAQAVQRAEIAETAKTLEKWNDPEYLRIQARERIFYVRPGETPLLVVDDKDRAARTAAEQTPAAAPDRWYDTLWSSVQAANAEPQD; from the coding sequence ATGGCGGAACGCCGCACACCGAGCGGCCAGGGTCCGGCCCGGCGAGCCGGTGGCCGCCCCACCCCGCCCCGGACCAGGAACACCGGCCCGATCCGGGTGCCCGCCGCACGGCGTACCTCCTCGGGGTCCGGCGGCGCAGCCGCGAAGCGCACCGAGGCGCCACGCCCGCGCGCGCTGACCGGCCGGGCCACCGTCCTGATCGCGCTGGTCGTGGCGCTGGCGCTGGCCTACACGTACCCCGTCCGGGTGTATTTGAAGCAAGAGGCCGAGATCGCCGAGATGGAGCGGGCGCAGGCCGTGCAGCGCGCCGAGATCGCCGAGACGGCCAAGACCCTCGAGAAGTGGAACGACCCGGAGTACCTGCGGATCCAGGCCCGGGAGCGGATCTTCTACGTGCGCCCGGGTGAGACGCCCCTGCTCGTCGTCGACGACAAGGACCGCGCCGCCCGCACCGCCGCTGAGCAGACCCCGGCGGCCGCCCCCGACCGCTGGTACGACACGCTGTGGAGCAGTGTCCAAGCCGCCAACGCAGAGCCCCAGGACTGA
- the ppc gene encoding phosphoenolpyruvate carboxylase, with amino-acid sequence MTEQPAQLDLEGSDAALRADIRRIGTLLGQTLARQEGRPLLDLVEEIRALVRQDARAAADRLSAMDITTGTKLARAFSTYFHLANVTEQVHRSRDLRRRRAQNGGWLDQAAKRIAEKGVPADEIAAAARRLAIRPVFTAHPTEASRRSILSKLRQVADSLDAESAAAALFGDTDTTTSTKRFAELIDLLWQTDELRLDRPDPTDEARNAVYYLKDLYADAAPQVLDDLADTLRRLGVETAPTSRPLTFGSWIGGDRDGNPFVTPAVTRDVLLIQHEHGIQATEKAMDKLIDELSVSRRLRGVSLDLSASLAQDLDNLPEVAQRFRRVNAEEPYRLKVRAIKAKLANTRARLINGTPHVAGRDYLGSAELISDLELMRASLARNSGQLPAVGVVATAIRKASAFGLNLAVLDVREHAEKHHEVLQQMYAQVGEVDDYAALDRAQRTKLLATELTGRRPLSSADTPLTDSARKTFDVFHTIRESQARFGDEVVESYIISMTLGVDDVLAAALLAREAGLVDIHTGRAQVGIVPLLETPAELDAGGDLLDEMLSTAAYREIVRARGDIQEVMLGYSDSNKEAGITTSQWRIHKAQRSLRDVAARHGVRLRLFHGRGGTVGRGGGPTHEAILAQPYGTLDGAIKVTEQGEVISDKYMIPALARENLELTVAAVLQATLLHTTLSVDPERLVVWDSVMDTASDAAFIRYRSLVEDPDLAAYFWAATPTELLGALNIGSRPAKRPNADAGLSGLRAIPWVFGWTQTRQIVPGWFGVGTGLAAVRAAGLGAELDAMHEHWQFFRTFLSNVEMMLAKTDLSIARRYVETLVPEELRPIFTKIEQEYALTVQEVLAITGGTELLSSQPELSRTLSVRDTYLEPLHHLQVALLRQYRDLGDTGRQMPTAPGARRGPSDSTALERALLTTVNGIAAGMRNTG; translated from the coding sequence ATGACAGAGCAGCCTGCCCAACTCGACTTAGAGGGATCCGACGCCGCGCTGCGTGCCGACATCCGCCGGATCGGCACGCTGCTCGGCCAGACGCTGGCCCGCCAGGAAGGGCGGCCCCTGCTGGATCTGGTCGAGGAGATCCGCGCCCTGGTGCGGCAGGACGCCCGCGCCGCCGCCGACCGACTCTCGGCCATGGACATCACCACCGGCACGAAGCTGGCCCGGGCCTTCTCCACCTACTTCCACCTGGCGAACGTCACCGAGCAGGTGCACCGCTCGCGGGACCTGCGCCGCCGCCGCGCGCAGAACGGCGGCTGGCTGGACCAGGCCGCCAAGCGGATCGCCGAGAAGGGCGTCCCGGCCGACGAGATCGCCGCCGCGGCCCGCCGCCTCGCCATCCGCCCGGTCTTCACGGCCCACCCCACCGAGGCGTCCCGCCGGTCGATCCTGTCGAAGCTGCGCCAGGTCGCCGACTCGCTGGACGCCGAGTCGGCCGCCGCCGCGCTGTTCGGCGACACCGACACCACCACCTCCACCAAGCGTTTCGCCGAGCTGATCGACCTGCTCTGGCAGACCGACGAACTGCGCCTGGACCGGCCGGACCCGACCGACGAGGCGCGCAACGCCGTCTACTACCTCAAGGACCTGTACGCGGACGCCGCCCCGCAGGTGCTCGACGACCTGGCCGACACGCTGCGCCGCCTCGGTGTGGAGACCGCGCCCACCTCGCGGCCGCTCACCTTCGGCTCGTGGATCGGCGGCGACCGGGACGGCAACCCGTTCGTCACGCCGGCGGTCACCCGGGACGTGCTGCTCATCCAGCACGAGCACGGCATCCAGGCCACCGAGAAGGCGATGGACAAGCTGATCGACGAGCTGTCCGTCTCCCGGCGGCTGCGCGGCGTCTCCCTCGACCTGTCCGCCAGCCTGGCCCAGGACCTGGACAACCTGCCCGAGGTGGCACAGCGTTTCCGCCGGGTCAACGCCGAGGAGCCGTACCGTCTCAAGGTCCGGGCGATCAAGGCGAAGCTGGCCAACACCCGCGCCCGCCTGATCAACGGCACCCCGCACGTGGCCGGCCGCGACTACCTGGGCAGCGCCGAGTTGATCTCCGACCTGGAGCTGATGCGTGCCTCGCTGGCCCGCAACTCCGGGCAACTGCCGGCCGTCGGCGTGGTCGCCACCGCGATCCGCAAGGCGTCCGCGTTCGGCCTGAATCTGGCTGTCCTCGACGTCCGCGAGCACGCCGAGAAGCACCACGAGGTGCTCCAGCAGATGTACGCCCAGGTCGGCGAGGTCGACGACTACGCCGCTCTGGACCGGGCCCAGCGCACCAAGCTGCTCGCCACCGAGCTGACCGGGCGGCGGCCGCTCTCCAGCGCCGACACCCCGCTCACCGACTCGGCGCGCAAGACCTTCGACGTGTTCCACACGATCCGGGAATCGCAGGCGCGGTTCGGTGACGAGGTCGTCGAGTCGTACATCATCTCGATGACCCTCGGCGTCGACGACGTGCTGGCCGCTGCCCTGCTGGCCCGCGAGGCCGGTCTCGTCGACATCCACACCGGGCGGGCCCAGGTCGGCATCGTGCCGCTCCTGGAGACCCCGGCCGAACTGGACGCCGGCGGTGACCTGCTGGACGAGATGCTCTCCACCGCGGCGTACCGGGAGATCGTCCGCGCCCGCGGCGACATCCAGGAGGTCATGCTCGGGTACTCGGACTCCAACAAGGAGGCCGGTATCACCACCAGCCAGTGGCGGATCCACAAGGCGCAGCGGTCGCTGCGTGACGTGGCGGCCCGGCACGGTGTGCGGCTGCGCCTCTTCCACGGCCGCGGTGGCACCGTCGGCCGGGGTGGCGGCCCCACCCACGAGGCGATCCTGGCCCAGCCGTACGGCACCCTGGACGGCGCGATCAAGGTGACCGAGCAGGGCGAGGTCATCTCCGACAAGTACATGATCCCGGCGCTGGCCCGGGAGAACCTGGAGCTGACCGTCGCGGCCGTGCTCCAGGCCACCCTGCTGCACACCACGCTCTCGGTCGACCCGGAGCGCCTCGTCGTGTGGGACTCGGTCATGGACACCGCCTCGGACGCGGCGTTCATCCGGTACCGCTCGCTCGTCGAGGACCCGGACCTGGCCGCCTACTTCTGGGCCGCCACCCCGACCGAGCTGCTCGGCGCGCTGAACATCGGCTCCCGCCCGGCCAAGCGCCCCAACGCGGACGCCGGCCTGAGCGGCTTGCGGGCCATCCCGTGGGTGTTCGGCTGGACCCAGACCCGGCAGATCGTCCCCGGCTGGTTCGGTGTCGGCACCGGCCTGGCCGCGGTCCGCGCCGCCGGCCTCGGCGCCGAACTCGACGCCATGCACGAGCACTGGCAGTTCTTCCGTACGTTCCTGTCGAACGTCGAGATGATGCTGGCCAAGACCGACCTGTCGATCGCCCGCCGCTACGTGGAGACCCTGGTCCCCGAGGAGCTGCGCCCGATCTTCACGAAGATCGAGCAGGAGTACGCCCTGACCGTCCAGGAGGTCCTGGCGATCACCGGCGGCACCGAGCTCCTCTCCTCCCAGCCGGAGCTCTCCCGCACCCTGAGCGTCCGCGACACGTACCTGGAGCCGCTGCACCACCTCCAGGTCGCCCTGCTCCGCCAGTACCGCGACCTGGGCGACACGGGCCGCCAGATGCCGACCGCCCCGGGCGCCCGCCGCGGCCCGTCCGACTCGACGGCCCTGGAACGCGCCCTGCTCACCACGGTCAACGGCATCGCCGCCGGCATGCGCAACACCGGCTGA
- a CDS encoding DUF885 domain-containing protein: protein MPEFVPLAERIVDALLESDPATASYAGDHRFDDRLPDHSGAGVSGRVAMLRDAGDALSGVDPDGLDPEDQVDHAILTARVERALFELAEIREHEWNPLDHNPGPLLHGLIARPFAPLGERLTSLAGRLGAIPDALATARAVLRDVPRVHAETAVGQFAGTAGLIRAEIPTLLAREPGLRSTVEPVAQAALAALGEFDGWLRARLESGNPGRDPRLGRHLWEARLWHTLDTELSAAEVLSRARENLDRVGEALREAAAELAGGPATDETVRRALGSIAERHPDNTTIVGLAKVTMGEATEFVRAHDIVSLVDDPCVIEEMPEFARGVAVAYCDPPGPLETADVPTFYCIAPAPADWPAERIASFYREYNDEMLRNLTVHEAMPGHFLQIAHSRRFRAATRVRSLGWSGPFVEGWAVYAEELMTGLGFGGLPVRLQQLKMQLRMSLNAIIDQLTHCEGLPESEAMELMTGRGFQEEGEAAGKWRRALLTSTQLSTYFVGYTEVAAIAAARPFGATPKAWHDAMLAHGSPPPRHLRALLGV from the coding sequence ATGCCGGAGTTCGTACCACTCGCCGAGCGGATCGTCGACGCCCTGCTGGAGAGCGACCCCGCCACCGCCTCCTACGCGGGCGACCACCGCTTCGACGACCGCCTGCCCGACCACTCCGGCGCCGGTGTGTCCGGCCGGGTCGCCATGCTGCGTGACGCCGGTGACGCGCTCAGCGGCGTCGACCCCGACGGCCTCGATCCGGAGGACCAGGTCGACCACGCGATCCTGACCGCCCGGGTGGAGCGGGCGCTGTTCGAACTCGCCGAGATCCGCGAGCACGAGTGGAACCCGTTGGACCACAATCCCGGCCCGCTGCTGCACGGGCTGATCGCCCGCCCGTTCGCGCCGCTCGGCGAGCGCCTGACCAGCCTGGCCGGCCGGCTCGGCGCGATTCCCGACGCCCTGGCCACGGCTCGTGCCGTGCTGCGTGACGTGCCCCGCGTCCACGCCGAGACCGCGGTCGGCCAGTTCGCCGGCACGGCCGGGCTGATCCGCGCCGAGATCCCCACCCTGCTGGCCAGGGAGCCGGGCCTGCGCTCGACCGTGGAGCCGGTGGCCCAGGCCGCGCTGGCCGCGCTCGGCGAGTTCGACGGCTGGCTGCGTGCCCGGCTGGAGAGCGGTAATCCCGGCCGCGACCCACGGCTCGGCCGGCACCTGTGGGAGGCCCGGCTCTGGCACACCCTCGACACCGAGCTGTCCGCCGCCGAGGTGCTCTCCCGCGCCCGGGAGAATCTGGACCGCGTCGGCGAGGCGCTGCGGGAGGCCGCCGCCGAGCTGGCCGGTGGCCCGGCCACCGACGAGACGGTCCGGCGGGCGCTCGGCTCGATCGCCGAGCGGCACCCGGACAACACCACCATCGTCGGGCTGGCCAAGGTGACGATGGGGGAGGCGACCGAGTTCGTCCGGGCGCACGACATCGTGTCCCTGGTGGACGACCCGTGCGTCATCGAGGAGATGCCGGAGTTCGCCCGGGGCGTCGCGGTGGCCTACTGCGACCCGCCCGGTCCACTGGAGACGGCCGACGTCCCCACCTTCTACTGCATCGCCCCGGCCCCGGCCGACTGGCCCGCTGAGCGGATCGCCAGCTTCTACCGGGAGTACAACGACGAGATGCTGCGCAACCTCACCGTCCATGAGGCGATGCCCGGCCACTTCCTGCAGATCGCCCACTCGCGGCGGTTCCGGGCGGCCACCCGGGTGCGCTCGCTCGGCTGGTCCGGCCCGTTCGTCGAGGGCTGGGCGGTCTATGCGGAGGAGCTGATGACCGGCCTCGGCTTCGGTGGCCTGCCGGTCCGGTTGCAGCAGCTCAAGATGCAGTTGCGGATGAGCCTCAACGCGATCATCGACCAGCTCACGCACTGCGAGGGGCTGCCCGAGTCCGAGGCCATGGAGCTGATGACCGGGCGCGGCTTCCAGGAGGAGGGCGAGGCGGCCGGCAAGTGGCGGCGGGCGCTGCTCACCTCGACGCAGCTGTCCACCTACTTCGTCGGCTACACCGAGGTCGCGGCGATCGCGGCGGCCCGGCCGTTCGGCGCCACCCCGAAGGCGTGGCACGACGCCATGCTGGCGCACGGCTCCCCACCGCCCCGCCACCTGCGCGCACTGCTCGGTGTCTGA